One genomic region from Tenuifilum sp. 4138str encodes:
- a CDS encoding tetratricopeptide repeat protein has product MFFNRIHIQNLILSCFFTVIFPVLAHGQKIMVDTAQVNSQLTTVRSLIDVREFSAAKKIAQKVLVNASASEYNEARAWCEYYMGIIYFEITPIDSAFYWLNRAKADFSLINNQKALIKTYNRLGIFYRRTDLNDSSLHYYNLALNKATAIADSTGLGEANYGLGMVNAQVGNYTKALEHYSNSLAIREKLNDKAGIASVYNSMGILFWEQGAYSTALDFFFKALPLRVETKDRQGEAFLLNNIGLIFRDVAQFEKSLDYLRKSWKIKIEINDKRGISNSLMNIGSVYLLLGQVDSALLYFEDALALKQILLDRGGVANINRFLGEAYMKIKMYDRAQLYLTKAIEGYTKLEEPRGVVESKYDYALLLFQMGNSPKAFALVNEVLEQAKKHGMMDMVAQSYNALYQFNLAKNNCQGALQNYEKYIAVKDSIAGTEKMKQILAAQLQVEYENIVRQHFERFNEQLSLVDSQKQSRTRLLILVAIAFVLLLGLFLGLLYTMYKRKQALVEVESQRISVDIKQRELQEQRDELERQKNLVVYQRDRIINILTDLGESIEYARKIQQAVFPTDALLSQYFRDFFVLYLPKETVGGDFYWVGNCSGKIGFAVADCTGHGVPGGFMSMLGISMLNDLVANTPTSSPGLLLGKLRDNIISALRQGGHEDDSHDGMDIAFCTFDRNTHTLNYSGANMPIIISTNSNIPNDNRIVQIGEGLIEFRPDRMPVAYYERMERFNELSIKLEPNDTVYLFSDGFTDQFGGKPSKKFGYHSFRNLILSIKHLPLFEQKMTLYKTLEKWKGEEEAQTDDILILAVKPI; this is encoded by the coding sequence ATGTTTTTCAACAGAATTCATATTCAAAATCTTATTCTGTCCTGTTTTTTTACGGTTATTTTCCCTGTTTTAGCCCATGGGCAAAAAATAATGGTCGATACAGCTCAGGTTAATTCTCAGCTTACTACTGTAAGGTCGTTAATTGATGTCAGGGAATTCAGCGCTGCAAAAAAAATTGCTCAAAAGGTATTAGTCAATGCAAGCGCTTCAGAATATAATGAGGCGCGTGCTTGGTGTGAGTACTACATGGGAATTATTTACTTTGAAATAACACCAATTGATTCCGCTTTTTACTGGCTAAATAGGGCAAAAGCTGATTTTAGCCTCATCAACAATCAAAAAGCGTTAATAAAAACTTACAATCGCTTAGGAATATTTTATAGAAGAACCGATTTGAACGATAGCTCATTGCATTATTACAATCTTGCACTAAATAAGGCAACGGCTATTGCCGATTCTACCGGTCTGGGTGAAGCTAACTATGGTTTGGGTATGGTTAATGCTCAAGTTGGTAACTATACAAAAGCCCTTGAACATTACTCTAACTCTTTGGCAATACGCGAGAAATTGAACGATAAAGCTGGTATTGCCTCCGTATATAATAGCATGGGAATCCTTTTCTGGGAGCAGGGTGCGTATTCTACTGCCCTCGATTTCTTTTTCAAAGCATTACCCCTAAGGGTTGAAACCAAGGATAGACAGGGCGAAGCATTCCTACTAAACAACATAGGTCTAATATTCCGCGATGTGGCTCAATTTGAAAAGTCTCTTGATTATCTCAGGAAGTCGTGGAAAATAAAAATTGAGATAAACGATAAGCGAGGAATTTCCAATTCATTGATGAATATTGGATCGGTTTACCTGCTTTTAGGGCAAGTTGATAGTGCCTTGCTTTACTTTGAGGATGCTCTTGCGCTTAAGCAGATTCTGCTTGATAGGGGTGGGGTTGCCAATATCAACCGTTTTCTTGGCGAAGCTTACATGAAAATCAAAATGTACGATAGGGCTCAGCTATATCTTACAAAAGCAATTGAAGGATACACTAAACTCGAAGAACCCCGTGGTGTGGTTGAGTCAAAGTACGATTACGCTCTTCTACTTTTCCAAATGGGTAATAGCCCTAAGGCTTTCGCACTAGTCAATGAGGTCCTAGAGCAGGCTAAAAAACACGGGATGATGGATATGGTGGCCCAATCGTATAATGCGCTTTACCAGTTCAACCTAGCCAAAAATAATTGTCAGGGGGCTTTACAGAACTACGAAAAGTACATTGCGGTTAAGGACTCAATTGCAGGCACTGAAAAGATGAAGCAGATTCTCGCAGCTCAGCTCCAGGTTGAGTACGAAAATATTGTTCGTCAGCATTTTGAGAGGTTCAATGAGCAGCTTAGCTTGGTTGATAGCCAAAAGCAGAGTAGAACCCGCCTGTTAATACTGGTTGCCATTGCATTTGTTTTACTCCTCGGGTTGTTCCTGGGACTGCTATATACTATGTATAAACGCAAGCAGGCCTTGGTTGAGGTTGAGAGCCAGCGAATTTCAGTAGATATCAAACAGCGTGAACTTCAGGAACAACGCGATGAACTTGAAAGGCAGAAAAACCTTGTAGTTTACCAACGCGATCGAATCATTAACATACTAACGGATTTGGGAGAATCCATTGAGTATGCCCGCAAAATACAGCAGGCAGTTTTCCCAACCGATGCACTGCTAAGCCAGTACTTTAGGGACTTTTTTGTGCTTTATCTTCCTAAGGAGACCGTTGGTGGCGATTTTTACTGGGTCGGGAACTGCTCCGGTAAAATTGGATTTGCGGTTGCTGACTGTACTGGCCATGGCGTTCCCGGTGGCTTCATGAGTATGCTTGGGATTTCAATGCTCAACGACCTTGTTGCAAACACTCCAACATCATCGCCGGGTTTGCTACTCGGTAAACTCCGCGATAACATAATTTCTGCCTTACGGCAAGGTGGACATGAGGACGATAGCCATGATGGCATGGATATAGCTTTTTGTACTTTCGATAGGAATACCCATACCCTTAACTATTCAGGAGCGAACATGCCAATTATTATCAGCACAAATTCTAACATCCCAAATGATAATCGGATTGTTCAGATAGGCGAAGGGCTTATAGAGTTTCGTCCCGATAGAATGCCCGTTGCATACTATGAACGCATGGAGCGATTCAACGAACTTTCAATAAAGCTAGAGCCTAACGATACGGTTTACCTATTCTCCGACGGATTTACCGATCAGTTTGGTGGTAAACCCAGCAAAAAATTTGGTTACCATTCGTTCCGTAATCTTATTTTAAGCATTAAGCATCTTCCTCTTTTCGAGCAAAAGATGACGCTGTATAAAACACTTGAAAAATGGAAGGGTGAGGAAGAGGCGCAAACCGACGACATACTCATTTTGGCAGTTAAACCAATTTAA
- a CDS encoding 6-carboxytetrahydropterin synthase codes for MPIAYLTRRERFSAAHRLYKQELTDEENFRLFGQCSHPNWHGHNYELFVTIKGEVNHELGYVVNLKVVSQIIKERIISKLDHKNVNIDVDFMQGVLATTENLAIAIWKELEKPLSDVGAQLHCIKIKETENNFVEYYGD; via the coding sequence ATGCCCATTGCGTACCTGACACGAAGAGAACGATTTAGCGCTGCTCACAGGTTATACAAGCAAGAATTGACCGATGAAGAAAATTTTAGGCTATTTGGGCAGTGCTCACACCCCAACTGGCACGGACATAACTATGAGCTTTTTGTTACGATTAAAGGTGAAGTGAACCATGAGCTGGGTTATGTGGTAAACCTCAAAGTGGTAAGTCAAATCATAAAAGAGCGGATAATTAGCAAGCTGGATCACAAAAATGTAAACATTGATGTAGACTTTATGCAAGGAGTGCTTGCCACTACCGAAAACCTAGCCATAGCAATATGGAAAGAACTTGAAAAACCATTGAGTGATGTAGGAGCACAACTTCACTGCATAAAAATAAAAGAAACCGAGAATAATTTTGTAGAATATTACGGAGATTAA
- the gdhA gene encoding NADP-specific glutamate dehydrogenase — MNVNKLMAELEAKHPGEVEYLQAVREVLESIEEVYNQNPQFESAKIIERMVEPDRIFTFKVPWMDDEGNIHVNLGYRVQFNNAIGPYKGGLRFHPSVNLSILKFLGFEQIFKNALTTLPMGGAKGGSDFNPKGRSDAEVMRFCQSFMLELWKHIGPETDVPAGDIGVGGREIGYLYGMYKKLASENTGVLTGKGLNWGGSLIRPEATGFGATYFAQEMLATKGMSFAGKRVAISGFGNVAWGAALKVTELGGKVVTISGPDGYILDEAGISGEKIDYLLELRASNQDIVEPYAKKFPGSKFFAGKRPWEVKVDVAMPCATQNELGKADAEALVKNGVVCVAEGANMPCTPEAIEVFQHNKILFAPGKAVNAGGVATSGLEMTQNSMKLNWPREEVDARLHQIMKSIHEACVKHGTEKDGYVNYVKGANIAGFLKVANAMLDQGLI, encoded by the coding sequence ATGAATGTAAATAAATTAATGGCTGAGCTTGAAGCTAAGCACCCGGGTGAGGTGGAATACTTACAAGCAGTTCGTGAAGTTCTTGAGTCAATTGAAGAGGTTTACAACCAGAATCCTCAATTTGAATCGGCAAAGATTATTGAGCGTATGGTTGAGCCCGATCGTATTTTCACCTTTAAGGTGCCCTGGATGGACGATGAGGGTAATATTCACGTTAACTTGGGTTACCGTGTTCAGTTCAACAATGCCATTGGACCTTACAAAGGTGGCCTTCGTTTCCACCCAAGCGTAAACCTTTCAATCCTTAAGTTCTTAGGTTTTGAGCAAATTTTCAAGAACGCCCTTACAACCCTTCCTATGGGTGGTGCTAAGGGTGGTAGCGATTTCAACCCTAAGGGCCGTAGCGATGCTGAAGTTATGCGCTTCTGCCAGTCGTTCATGCTTGAGCTTTGGAAGCATATTGGTCCTGAAACCGACGTTCCTGCTGGTGATATAGGTGTTGGTGGCCGTGAAATTGGCTACTTGTATGGAATGTATAAGAAACTTGCCAGTGAGAACACAGGTGTACTAACCGGAAAAGGTTTAAACTGGGGTGGTTCACTTATCCGTCCTGAAGCTACCGGTTTTGGGGCTACCTACTTTGCTCAGGAAATGCTTGCTACCAAAGGCATGTCGTTTGCAGGCAAACGTGTTGCAATTTCTGGTTTTGGTAACGTTGCTTGGGGTGCTGCTCTAAAGGTTACCGAGCTTGGTGGTAAGGTGGTTACCATTTCGGGTCCCGATGGTTATATCCTTGACGAAGCTGGCATTAGCGGCGAAAAGATTGATTACCTACTAGAGCTTCGCGCTTCGAACCAGGATATCGTTGAGCCTTACGCTAAGAAGTTCCCTGGCTCTAAGTTCTTTGCCGGTAAACGTCCTTGGGAAGTAAAGGTTGATGTTGCTATGCCTTGCGCTACCCAGAACGAACTTGGCAAAGCCGATGCTGAAGCCCTGGTAAAGAACGGCGTAGTTTGCGTTGCTGAAGGCGCTAACATGCCTTGTACTCCTGAAGCCATTGAGGTATTCCAGCACAACAAGATTCTCTTTGCCCCTGGTAAAGCTGTAAACGCTGGTGGTGTTGCTACTTCAGGTCTTGAAATGACTCAGAATAGCATGAAACTCAACTGGCCACGCGAAGAGGTTGATGCTCGTCTACACCAAATTATGAAGAGTATCCATGAAGCTTGCGTTAAACATGGTACTGAAAAAGACGGTTATGTTAACTACGTTAAGGGCGCTAACATTGCCGGTTTCTTAAAAGTTGCCAACGCAATGCTTGACCAAGGTTTGATCTAA
- a CDS encoding nitroreductase family protein has protein sequence MLKDLVVQNRSYRRFDQSHNIDLGLLEQLVELCRFCPSGRNLQPLKFMIINTPEWCNNVFPNLAWAGYLKDWDGPVEGERPSAYIVVLEDQRLSTASQWDQGIMAQTILLGAVEKGLGGCIIASVKKENLHKLLNLPEYLKVALVIALGKPVEKVVIDDIDDSGSVIYWRDSEQVHHVPKRKLSELIWRG, from the coding sequence ATGCTAAAGGATCTTGTAGTTCAAAATCGAAGCTATCGAAGGTTTGACCAATCCCATAATATCGATTTAGGGCTGCTTGAACAGCTGGTTGAGCTGTGTAGGTTTTGTCCTTCGGGCCGTAACCTACAGCCACTTAAGTTTATGATTATCAATACTCCTGAATGGTGCAACAATGTGTTTCCTAATCTGGCATGGGCAGGTTACTTGAAGGATTGGGATGGCCCTGTTGAGGGGGAACGTCCATCGGCTTATATTGTAGTTCTTGAGGATCAGAGGTTGTCAACAGCATCGCAGTGGGATCAGGGTATAATGGCGCAAACCATTCTTTTGGGTGCGGTTGAAAAGGGACTTGGGGGGTGCATTATTGCATCGGTTAAAAAAGAAAATCTACACAAATTACTCAATCTTCCCGAATATCTAAAGGTCGCACTGGTGATTGCCCTAGGCAAACCAGTTGAGAAAGTTGTTATTGATGATATTGATGATTCGGGAAGTGTAATTTACTGGCGCGATTCAGAACAGGTACACCATGTTCCCAAGCGAAAGCTAAGTGAACTGATTTGGCGTGGTTAG
- a CDS encoding OsmC family protein encodes MSTTSTIIYKGDLRTEATHTRSGVTITTDAPVDNQGKGECFSPTDLLATSLGCCMVTIMGIAAQTHGFNIDGTKIDVQKVMGTNPRRVVEVIVDLYFPHNNYTAKERKLLEASAKECPVAQSLHPNLKQTVRFHFPE; translated from the coding sequence ATGAGCACTACATCAACAATTATCTATAAGGGTGACTTACGAACCGAGGCAACGCATACACGTTCAGGGGTGACCATTACAACTGATGCTCCAGTGGACAATCAGGGTAAGGGCGAATGTTTTTCACCAACCGATCTGCTTGCCACCTCATTGGGTTGCTGCATGGTAACAATTATGGGGATTGCAGCACAAACCCATGGATTTAATATAGATGGTACAAAAATAGATGTGCAAAAGGTAATGGGAACAAACCCGCGAAGGGTTGTTGAGGTAATAGTTGACCTTTACTTTCCGCACAACAACTATACTGCTAAAGAACGGAAACTACTTGAGGCATCAGCAAAGGAGTGTCCCGTAGCGCAGAGCCTCCATCCCAATTTAAAGCAAACAGTCCGATTCCATTTCCCTGAATAA
- a CDS encoding superoxide dismutase, translating to MKHELPKLQYSLNALAEVISEKTMEFHYGKHHQAYVNNLNNLIPGTKFENASLEQIVMEAEGGVFNNGAQVWNHTFYFEAFSPAPKHKPEGDLLKAIEASFGSFEEFLSKFSNAAATLFGSGWAWLVVDTDGKLNITQESNAGNPLRKGLKPLLTCDVWEHAYYLDYQNRRPDYIQAFWKIVDWSVVEKRFEKVR from the coding sequence ATGAAACATGAACTTCCAAAGCTGCAGTACTCACTGAATGCTTTAGCTGAGGTAATATCGGAGAAAACAATGGAGTTCCATTACGGGAAGCACCATCAGGCTTACGTTAACAACCTGAATAACCTGATACCCGGAACAAAGTTCGAAAATGCTAGCCTTGAGCAAATAGTTATGGAGGCTGAGGGTGGTGTGTTTAACAATGGCGCACAGGTTTGGAATCACACGTTCTACTTTGAGGCTTTTAGTCCGGCTCCAAAGCATAAGCCCGAGGGTGATCTACTAAAAGCTATTGAGGCTTCATTTGGTTCATTTGAAGAATTTTTAAGCAAGTTCTCCAATGCCGCTGCCACCCTTTTTGGTTCAGGTTGGGCTTGGCTTGTGGTTGATACCGATGGGAAACTTAACATTACCCAGGAATCAAATGCCGGCAATCCGTTGCGAAAAGGGCTAAAGCCCTTGCTAACCTGCGATGTGTGGGAGCATGCCTATTACCTCGACTACCAGAATCGTCGACCCGACTACATTCAAGCTTTCTGGAAAATTGTTGACTGGAGTGTGGTTGAAAAACGTTTTGAAAAGGTTAGGTAA
- a CDS encoding phosphorylase family protein, with product MKKILIVVASQVEILPQYRQPGNDFYSLQQYGIHADILISGPGAVPTVFALSRAADAYDIIINGGIAGSFTEQLPLGNVVLIDSDSFADYGVDDNGTFRHIDNILPPLQKALPLRELVNPYTIKPNTKLLGVRGITVSTVSGSNERIAMIKRSWDAQVETMESAAVFYVCLKLGKPFFCLRAVSNYVEPRNRKNWKIDLAVQNLWNELDLLVSYLNTL from the coding sequence TTGAAAAAAATTTTGATAGTTGTTGCCAGCCAAGTAGAAATTTTGCCCCAGTACAGGCAACCGGGTAATGATTTTTACTCGCTTCAACAGTATGGTATTCATGCCGATATTCTGATTAGCGGACCAGGAGCAGTTCCAACAGTATTTGCCCTTTCCAGAGCAGCCGATGCTTATGATATCATTATTAACGGGGGAATTGCTGGAAGTTTTACTGAGCAATTACCATTAGGCAATGTAGTTCTTATTGATTCCGATTCTTTTGCCGATTATGGTGTAGATGATAATGGCACTTTTCGGCATATCGATAATATTTTACCCCCGTTGCAAAAGGCTTTACCCTTAAGAGAGTTGGTTAACCCATACACTATTAAGCCAAACACAAAGTTACTTGGGGTTAGGGGAATAACTGTTTCAACCGTTTCGGGTTCTAATGAGCGAATCGCTATGATTAAACGTTCATGGGATGCTCAGGTTGAAACCATGGAGTCGGCTGCGGTTTTCTATGTTTGCTTAAAACTTGGTAAACCATTTTTTTGCCTAAGGGCTGTATCCAACTATGTTGAACCCCGGAATCGCAAAAACTGGAAAATCGACCTTGCTGTTCAAAACCTTTGGAATGAGCTAGATTTACTTGTGAGTTACTTAAATACACTGTAG
- the fabD gene encoding ACP S-malonyltransferase, which yields MKAYVFPGQGAQFVGMGKDLYDSSPVAKELFEKANEILGFRITDLMFAGTDEDLKQTKVTQPAIFLHSVILAKVLGNDFKPEMVAGHSLGEFSALVAAGALSFEDGLRLVSARAMAMQKACELQPSTMAAVLGLDDSKVEEICASVDEIVVAANYNCPGQLVISGSVKGIDIACERLKEAGAKRALKLAVSGAFHSPLMEPARQELEAAINATPFNKPVCPIYQNVTAKPTSSPEEIKKNLVAQLTTPVRWTQTVQNMIADGATEFVELGPGNVLQGLIKKVNKDIAAESKQSL from the coding sequence ATGAAAGCTTATGTTTTCCCGGGTCAAGGCGCCCAGTTTGTTGGTATGGGTAAAGATTTGTACGACAGTTCACCCGTAGCCAAGGAACTTTTTGAAAAAGCAAATGAAATTCTAGGATTTAGAATTACCGATTTAATGTTTGCTGGAACCGATGAGGATTTAAAGCAAACCAAAGTTACCCAACCTGCTATATTCCTGCACTCTGTTATACTTGCAAAGGTTTTGGGGAACGATTTCAAACCCGAAATGGTGGCAGGTCACTCATTGGGAGAATTCTCAGCGTTAGTAGCAGCAGGCGCTTTGAGTTTTGAGGATGGTTTAAGGCTAGTATCGGCACGCGCAATGGCCATGCAAAAAGCCTGCGAACTTCAACCCTCAACCATGGCCGCTGTGCTAGGGCTTGATGATTCAAAGGTGGAAGAAATTTGCGCCTCTGTTGACGAAATTGTTGTTGCTGCCAACTATAACTGTCCTGGTCAACTCGTTATTTCGGGCTCAGTTAAGGGTATCGATATTGCTTGTGAGAGGTTAAAAGAAGCTGGTGCCAAAAGGGCGCTTAAGCTAGCCGTTAGCGGCGCATTCCATTCGCCACTCATGGAGCCTGCACGCCAGGAACTCGAAGCAGCCATCAATGCTACTCCATTTAACAAACCTGTTTGTCCCATTTACCAGAATGTAACTGCCAAACCCACCTCCAGTCCTGAGGAGATAAAGAAAAACCTTGTAGCCCAACTAACCACACCTGTTAGATGGACACAAACCGTTCAAAACATGATTGCCGACGGTGCCACTGAATTTGTTGAGTTAGGTCCAGGCAACGTGCTTCAGGGTTTAATTAAGAAAGTAAACAAGGATATTGCCGCAGAAAGCAAACAAAGTCTATAA
- the folE gene encoding GTP cyclohydrolase I FolE: MEIVNHNASFNEDEGYSKIERWNPETTEKLAYHYKEILKLIGEDVGREGLLQTPVRVAKAIQFLTHGYNIDPHVLVRSAKFHEEYKQMVLVKDIELYSMCEHHMIPFYGKAHVAYIPNGYITGLSKVARVVDAYARRLQVQERLTVQIRDCLQETLNPLGVAVVIEAAHMCMQMRGIQKQNSVTTTSAFTGAFLTHNETREEFIHLIGVKLH; encoded by the coding sequence ATGGAGATAGTAAATCACAACGCATCGTTCAACGAAGATGAAGGCTACTCAAAGATTGAGAGGTGGAACCCTGAGACAACCGAAAAGCTAGCCTACCACTACAAGGAAATACTTAAGTTAATTGGGGAGGATGTTGGTCGTGAGGGATTGTTGCAAACTCCTGTAAGAGTAGCAAAAGCCATTCAGTTCCTAACCCATGGCTATAATATTGACCCCCATGTGCTTGTAAGAAGTGCAAAGTTCCACGAGGAGTATAAACAGATGGTGCTGGTTAAGGATATTGAGCTATACTCTATGTGCGAACACCACATGATACCATTCTACGGGAAAGCTCACGTGGCCTACATTCCAAATGGTTACATTACAGGTCTTAGCAAGGTAGCCAGGGTTGTTGATGCATACGCGCGAAGGTTACAGGTACAGGAAAGGTTAACTGTTCAAATACGCGATTGCTTGCAGGAAACCCTCAATCCACTTGGTGTTGCCGTAGTAATAGAAGCAGCCCATATGTGTATGCAGATGCGTGGAATTCAAAAGCAAAACTCTGTTACCACAACATCAGCATTTACGGGTGCCTTCCTTACCCACAATGAAACACGCGAGGAGTTCATTCATCTTATTGGTGTTAAGCTCCATTAG
- a CDS encoding 1,4-dihydroxy-6-naphthoate synthase, whose product MNLSLNFSTCPNDTFMFYALVHGLLTDKYTFDVHMADIEDLNLLALEAKPDITKVSYGAYPLIAEHYQLLDSGSALGKGVGPLLISTESIPFEQVKHKRIALPGEHTTAHLLFNLVFPDVHDKRFYLFSEIEDAILNNEVDAGVIIHESRFTYQFKGLTKLMDLGDEWEKMSGLPTPLGGIAIRRSLPDNIKHDINRLLKESVEYAFQYPENTMGFVSQFAQELSTEVMRNHISLYVNDFSITLGQVGRKAIIQLISSSKPAYNFDERSVFVYE is encoded by the coding sequence ATGAACCTATCGCTGAACTTTTCAACTTGCCCAAACGACACTTTTATGTTTTATGCCCTGGTGCATGGGTTGCTTACTGACAAATACACCTTTGACGTTCACATGGCCGACATTGAGGATTTGAACCTTTTAGCCCTTGAGGCTAAACCCGATATTACTAAGGTTAGCTATGGTGCATACCCTTTAATTGCTGAGCATTACCAACTACTCGATTCGGGAAGCGCGCTGGGCAAAGGGGTTGGGCCATTGCTTATAAGCACGGAATCCATACCATTTGAACAGGTTAAGCACAAACGTATTGCCCTGCCCGGTGAACATACCACTGCTCATCTTTTGTTTAACTTAGTATTCCCTGATGTGCACGATAAGAGGTTTTACCTATTCTCAGAGATTGAGGATGCAATTCTGAATAACGAGGTTGATGCAGGTGTCATAATTCATGAATCACGATTTACCTATCAATTTAAGGGATTAACCAAGCTAATGGATTTAGGCGATGAGTGGGAGAAAATGTCTGGATTACCTACGCCTCTTGGGGGTATTGCAATTCGTCGGTCTTTGCCTGATAATATAAAACACGATATTAACCGGTTGTTAAAGGAAAGTGTTGAATATGCATTTCAGTATCCGGAAAATACTATGGGATTTGTTTCACAGTTTGCCCAGGAGCTAAGCACTGAGGTAATGCGCAACCATATCAGTTTATATGTTAATGACTTCTCCATAACCCTCGGCCAAGTAGGACGTAAGGCTATAATACAGCTCATAAGTAGCAGCAAGCCCGCATATAATTTTGACGAAAGGAGCGTTTTTGTTTACGAATAA
- a CDS encoding superoxide dismutase, with product MAFQLPKLKYDYKALEPYIDEMTMDIHYNKHHGAYTNNLNNAIAGTSIEALPIEEILREVSKHSPAIRNNGGGFFNHNLFWEIMSPNGGGKPNGELLKGIEKFFGSFDEFKEKFSNAAATRFGSGWAWLVWTGKDLQVFSSPNQDNPLMDVSEVKGTPILGLDVWEHAYYLKYQNRRPEYIQNFWNVIDWKAVEEKYLVATGK from the coding sequence ATGGCTTTTCAGTTACCTAAATTGAAATACGATTACAAGGCGCTTGAGCCTTATATCGACGAAATGACCATGGATATTCATTACAATAAACACCATGGTGCATACACTAATAATTTGAACAATGCCATTGCTGGCACATCAATTGAAGCGCTTCCGATTGAGGAGATACTTCGGGAGGTTTCCAAGCATTCACCAGCAATCCGAAACAACGGAGGGGGTTTCTTCAATCATAATCTTTTTTGGGAGATTATGTCGCCAAATGGAGGTGGAAAACCTAATGGCGAGCTGCTAAAGGGGATTGAAAAGTTCTTTGGCTCTTTTGATGAGTTCAAGGAAAAATTTTCAAACGCTGCAGCTACCCGTTTTGGTTCGGGTTGGGCTTGGCTGGTTTGGACAGGTAAGGATCTTCAGGTCTTTTCATCCCCCAATCAGGACAACCCCTTAATGGATGTTTCTGAGGTAAAAGGCACTCCCATTCTCGGACTCGATGTTTGGGAGCATGCATACTACTTAAAGTATCAAAACCGCCGCCCTGAGTATATACAGAACTTTTGGAATGTCATTGACTGGAAGGCGGTGGAAGAAAAATATCTTGTTGCTACAGGTAAATAG
- a CDS encoding porin family protein: protein MKKLLVILTILAASCYTANAQLFKVFGHDVGFIYVGPKVGMNFSKFSQWSYTGYEVKNRIGYQLGVVGDFGFTNRFSFQTELNLISKGTKGIYGTVEETKRMPAIQIPLLAKYTFSLLGLKRVYANGGVYSTTRIGSGKVIYEDGSVYDDYHWTRFDWGFSVGCGAEYPTKDGIWGLDLRYDLGMVDIYRQMDENTKSRFRSFQFALTYKFDMVDLYFKLRKKNNDEGGDRETGNKGPKGLKVEQRN, encoded by the coding sequence ATGAAAAAATTATTAGTTATTCTAACAATTTTAGCAGCAAGCTGTTATACTGCCAATGCTCAGCTATTTAAAGTATTTGGCCATGATGTTGGGTTTATCTACGTTGGCCCAAAGGTGGGTATGAACTTTTCAAAATTTAGCCAATGGTCATATACCGGCTATGAAGTGAAAAACAGAATTGGATATCAGCTAGGTGTCGTTGGTGATTTTGGGTTTACGAATAGGTTTTCCTTTCAAACAGAATTGAACCTTATTTCCAAAGGTACAAAAGGAATCTATGGTACAGTTGAGGAAACAAAGCGTATGCCTGCAATTCAAATTCCACTACTTGCAAAGTACACTTTTAGCTTGCTGGGGTTAAAGAGAGTATACGCAAACGGCGGTGTTTACTCCACTACAAGAATTGGTAGCGGTAAAGTTATTTACGAGGATGGCTCAGTTTACGACGATTATCATTGGACCCGTTTCGACTGGGGATTTTCAGTGGGTTGCGGAGCCGAATATCCAACCAAGGATGGCATTTGGGGGTTAGATTTACGTTACGACTTGGGTATGGTTGATATTTACCGACAAATGGATGAGAATACTAAATCGCGCTTTCGTTCATTTCAGTTTGCTCTAACCTATAAATTTGATATGGTTGACCTATACTTCAAGTTGCGTAAAAAGAATAACGATGAGGGTGGTGATAGAGAAACCGGCAACAAGGGTCCTAAAGGACTTAAGGTTGAGCAACGCAACTAG